A section of the Malus sylvestris chromosome 17, drMalSylv7.2, whole genome shotgun sequence genome encodes:
- the LOC126611582 gene encoding PX domain-containing protein EREX, with product MNLYAQDLSLMDFNSYDFSDPYSDPYSDPFPHRPTSLLSDSRTAPHRTDDVASDARDDYDNKSTTKRVERSRSPPKYRHDGTSPLPLGMDWSPPPRKWDGRDSVWPHNPHTGWSYCVTVPSWMFLPKSRGSDPVVFYRVQVGIQSPEGITTTRGILRRFNDFLKLSSELKKAFPTKDLPPAPPKGFLRVKSRTLLEERRRSLEDWIEKLLSDIDLSRNVLVGTFLELEAAARSSFHEDNQESADVNSSTSGAAPSFLVQAHSDLSIVAASSSITSDYGNDTPFDVSENGTPRHGGDDNHSDLGMENSTFEHDLVDSMENSKFGIFNRNFIQSSLERFSRRKMPGRSYASSTDRDRVSENNSDAKPLRMDGTEFFSEIENYNRDGHVRRLSTESFGSDSSSMRVTETSNLGVANLFGDGSLDLAEGSEAPNAVVKSDLRLSRDLVVAFPSEERHKLNRVLTTLQQRLATAKTDVEDLIARLNQEVAVRQFLTTKVKDLEVDLETTRQNCKENMQQTVLTEKERFTQMQWDMEELRRRCLDLESQLKSEQDERMHSESTKVSILHENDVLHQELDASKQQLENLQKYHEEFEAKSKTDVKLLVKEVKSLRNSQSELKQELSRLMKEKLEVERILHKERRRTESANTANAKLLHECEILLNRLQECSVNFLVEEEDKLIMDTSSPSDAIDLLTTSDNRIGLLLAEAQLLAQDVENTVMAADESHNVNGNDRKADDELRKMLTDQFVDNARLRMQVNSVIRCALYTNMKAEEDDEDGDTHLRKTVLSKFLER from the exons ATGAATCTGTACGCGCAGGATCTCTCTCTCATGGACTTCAACTCCTATGATTTCTCCGATCCTTATTCCGATCCCTATTCCGATCCCTTCCCTCACCGCCCTACTTCTTTACTCTCCGATTCCCGAACTGCCCCTCATCGCACCGACGACGTAGCTTCTGATGCCAGGGACGATTATGACAACAAAAGCACCACCAAGCGCGTGGAGCGCAGTCGCAGCCCTCCCAAATACCGCCACGACGGCACTTCGCCTCTCCCTCTGGGCATGGATTGGAGCCCTCCTCCTCGCAAATGG GATGGACGAGACTCTGTTTGGCCACATAACCCACATACAGGATGGAGTTACTGTGTCACTGTTCCTTCTTGGATGTTCCTGCCCAAGTCAAGAGGTTCAGATCCTGTGGtg TTTTATAGGGTTCAAGTTGGTATACAATCGCCTGAAGGAATCACCACTACTCGGGGGATATTACGAAGATTTAACGATTTTTTGAAGCTATCTTCCGAA CTTAAAAAGGCGTTCCCCACAAAAGATCTTCCCCCAGCTCCTCCAAAGGGGTTTCTGAGAGTGAAAAGTCGGACACTATTGGAAGAG CGAAGGCGTTCTTTGGAGGATTGGATTGAAAAGCTATTATCGGACATTGATTTATCAAGAAATGTCTTGGTTGGAACCTTTCTTGAGCTTGAAGCTGCTGCGAGGTCTT CATTCCATGAAGACAATCAGGAATCTGCAGATGTAAACTCTTCGACTAGTGGCGCAGCTCCATCATTTCTGGTACAAGCTCATTCAGATCTTTCCATTGTTGCTGCTAGTTCATCTATCACATCAGATTATGGTAATGATACTCCCTTTGATGTATCTGAGAATGGAACACCAAGGCATGGAGGAGATGATAACCATTCTGATCTTGGCATGGAGAATTCAACATTTGAACATGACTTAGTTGATTCAAtggaaaattctaaatttggcATATTCAACCGGAATTTTATCCAGTCAAGCCTAGAAAGGTTCTCCAGGCGCAAAATGCCTGGCAGAAGTTATGCCAGTAGTACAGATAGGGACCGAGTAAGCGAGAATAACTCTGATGCCAAACCTCTTCGTATGGATGGAACAGAGTTCTTTTCAGAAATAGAAAATTACAACCGGGATGGCCATGTTCGAAGGCTTTCAACGGAGAGTTTTGGTAGTGACTCGAGTTCTATGAGAGTTACTGAAACATCTAACTTGGGAGTGGCCAATTTATTCGGTGATGGCTCCCTTGATCTTGCAGAAGGTTCTGAAGCTCCTAATGCTGTTGTCAAATCTGATTTAAGGCTTTCAAGGGACTTAGTAGTTGCTTTTCCATCTGAGGAGCGACATAAGTTAAACAGGGTTCTAACTACATTGCAGCAGAGACTAGCCACAGCAAAAACGGATGTTGAGGATCTTATTGCTAGATTGAATCAAGAAGTTGCTGTGAGACAATTCCTCACAACAAAG GTCAAAGATTTGGAAGTTGATCTTGAAACTACCAGACAGAATTGTAAAGAAAACATGCAGCAGACAGTTTTAACCGAAAAAGAAAGGTTTACCCAAATGCAGTGGGATATGGAGGAACTCCGTAGGAGATGCTTGGACTTGGAATCACAACTAAAATCTGAGCAG GACGAAAGGATGCATTCAGAGTCAACAAAAGTGTCCATCCTTCATGAGAATGATGTGTTACACCAGGAGTTGGATGCCTCTAAGCAGCAACTTGAGAACTTGCAGAAATATCATGAAGAGTTTGAGGCAAAGTCAAAGACAGATGTAAAGCTACTTGTTAAAGAGGTCAAATCTCTTCGGAATTCACAATCAGAATTGAAGCAGGAACTTAGTCGATTGATGAAAGAGAAATTAGAAGTAGAG AGAATTCTTCACAAGGAAAGGCGAAGGACAGAGTCGGCAAATACTGCCAATGCAAAGTTGTTACATGAATGTGAAATCCTTCTCAATCGGCTTCAAGAATGTAGCGTTAATTTCCTTGTTGAAGAGGAAGATAAGCTCATTATGGATACTTCATCTCCATCTGATGCTATAGATTTACTGACAACTTCTGACAATCGAATTGGTCTCCTTCTGGCGGAG GCACAGCTCCTCGCCCAGGACGTGGAAAACACTGTTATGGCGGCAGACGAAAGTCACAACGTCAATGGTAATGATAGGAAGGCTGATGATGAGCTGAGGAAGATGCTGACAGATCAGTTTGTCGACAATGCCAGATTAAGGATGCAGGTCAACTCGGTAATCCGCTGTGCGTTGTACACAAATATGAAAgctgaagaagatgatgaagacgGAGATACGCATCTAAGGAAAACTGTTCTAAGCAAATTCTTGGAAAGATGA